The genomic segment GCCGGCTGCGCCGGCTGCGCATCCGCGCCGCCGACGGGTCCGAGACGCTCGAGGACGTCGACGCGTGCTTCGTGTTCATCGGCGCCGCGCCGCGCACCGACTGGCTCGACGGCGTCGTGGCGCGCGACGAGCGCGGGTTCATCCTCGCCGGGCCCGACGCCCAGCGGGCCGGGTGGCCGCTGGCACGCGACCCCTACCTGCTGGAGACGACCGTGCCGGGCGTCTTCGTCGCCGGCGACGTCCGCGCCCGGTCGATCAAGCGCGTGGCCAGCGCGGTGGGGGAGGGCTCGATGGCGGTCTCGCTCATCCACCAGTACCTCGTCGACGGATGAGCGTCGACGCGGTCACCCTGGCCGACCTGCGGCGCATCGACCTCTTCGACGGCCTGGACGACGCCGAGCTCGCCGACTGGGTGGCGGTCGCGACGGTCCGCGAGATCGCCGTCGGCGACGAGGTGGCCGAGCAGGGGGTCACGCCCGCCGGCGTCCAGCTGCTGCTGGAGGGCACGGTGCAGACGTTCGTCGTCAACCAGGGCCGCCTGGAGCCCATCGGCCACCAGGAGGCGCCGACCTGGATGGGCGCGATCGCCGTGCTGACCGAGGGCCGATCGGCGCGACGATGCGGGCGCTGACGCCCTGCCGCCTGGCGACGATCGACGCTCCGGACTTCCGTCGCCTGGCGCTGGCCCAGCCCGCGGTGCACCGGGTCGTCATGCACCAGGTCGCGCCCGTCATGAGCCGCGTGACGGCCATCGAGCAGAACCGCGAGCGCCTGGCGTCGCTGGGCACGATGGCCGCCGGACTGGCCCATGAGCTCAACAACCCCGCCGCGGCCGCCCGGCGCGCGGCCGCGCAGATCCTCGAGGCGCTGGACGCCATCGGCGCGGCGCTCGGCGTCTTCGTCGAGTCCGGCATCGAGCGCGCCGAGGCCCAGGAGCTCGTCGCGCTGCAGCGCGCGGCGCTGGCGGGGATGGAGGGCCGCACGGCGCTGCAGACGCTCGACGCCGCCGACGCCGAGGACGCGCTGCTCGAGCGCCTGGAGGACCTCGGCGTGCCCGAGCCCTGGCGGCTGGCCGAGCCGCTGGCCGCCGCGGGCGTCGACGAGGCCTGGCTGCAGCGCGTGGCCGGGCTGGCGGGCCCCGCGACCGGCGCCGCGCTGAGCTGGGTCGCGGCATCGCTGACCGCCCGCGGGCTGGCCGCCGAGTTGGAGGAGTCCACCCAGCGCATGTCCGACCTGGTCGGCGCCGTGAAGTCCTACGCCTACATGGACCGCGGCGACCTCGTCGAGGTCGACCTTCATGAGGGGCTGGAGACCACGCTGGCCGTCCTGGGCCACAAGCTCAAGCACACGTCGATCGACGTGGCCCGCGAGTACGACCGCACGCTGCCGAAGCTGACGGTCCGCGGGTCCGAGCTCAATCAGGTATGGACCAACCTCATCGACAACGCGGTCGACGCGCTCGGCGAGCACGGGGCGATCACCGTCACCACGCAGCGCGACGGGGAGTGCGCGCTCGTGGCGATCACCGATGACGGCCCGGGCATCCCGCCGGAGATCGTCGACCGCGTCTTCGACTCGTTCTTCACCACCAAGGACGTCGGCCAGGGTACGGGGCTGGGCCTGGCCACGGCGCGGCGCATCGTCGTCGACCGCCACGGCGGATCGCTGACGGTCGACTCCCAGCCCGGCCGCACCACGTTCCGCGTGTGGCTGCCCTTCACGACCCCGGCGGGAGCCCCATGACCACCTGCACGCACCTGGACCGCATCACGATCACCGAGCTGCCCGAGGCCGTGGACGGCTGCGAGGACTGCCTGGCCTCCGGCGGGACCTGGCTGCACCTGCGCATCTGCCTGGAGTGCGGCCACGTCGGCTGCTGCGATGACTCGCCCAGCCGGCACGCGACCGCCCACCGCCACGCCACCGACCACGTCCTCATCCGCTCGCTGGAGCCCGGCGAGGACTGGTCGTGGTGCTACGCCGACGAGGTCGCGATGCGCATCCCCGAGATCACCGGCGAGACGCGGATCCCGCCCTCGCCGATGCTGGGCTAGGCGAACGCCGGCCCAGGGGTCCAGGTTCGCGGGGGGTGTCGGCCCCGCGGGCCGGGTTCGCCCGGCTCAGCCCGTGATGCGGAAGCCCTGCGCGCGCAGCGGCGGGCAGACGACGCCCTTGGCGAAGCGCCGCCCGTAGTACTCGGCCTCGGTGACCAGGCGCGCATCGGCGCCCAGCGCCTCCGTCGCGTCGAGCAGGCGCAGGACGGAGTCCGTGAAGCGCACGTCGTGCAGCGGGCGGGTGATGCGGCCGTCCTCGATGAGGAACGTCCCGTCGCGCGTGGTCCCGGTCAACAGGACCTGCCGCGGGTGGACGACGTTGAGGTACCACAGCCGCGTCACGTAGATGCCGCGCTCGATCGGGGCGGCCAGCGCGTCCACGCCGGCGGCGTCGCCGCCGGCCAGCACAAGGTTCGTCGGCGCCGGGCCGTGGGGATCGCCCCGGGGCCAGGGCGTGGCCGGTCGACCGCGCGCCGCCGCCCGCCCGTGCCGCCGAGCGCGAGTCGTGGACGACGTGGCGCGCGACGCCGCCCTCGATGAGCGCCAGCGGCGCCTTCGGCACGCCCTCGAGGTCGAACGCGCGGGGCCACGTCCGCGCGGCGGACGGGTCGTCGGCCAGATCGATCGACGGGGCGCCGATGCGGGTGCCCAGTCGCTGCTCCAGCGCGCCTCGGCCCTCGGCGTGGGCCAGGCCGTTGAACGCCAGCCACGCGAGCATCTCCAGCAGCCCGCCGACCGCGTCGGCGTCCAGGACCACGGGGTACTCGCCCGGCTCCAGGACGACGGGCTCCTCGGGCCCGACCTTCGCCGCGGCCCGGCGGGCGCCCGCCTCGGGGTCCAGCCCCGCGGCGCCGACGGCCGCCTGGGCGTCCCAGCCCGTGCGCCCGCCGTCATCTCGGCAGATGACCTTCATGAACGCGTCGGTGACGCGGTCGGCGGCGCGCAGCCCGGCGGTCGAGGCCAGCGCGGTCTGCACCGCGCCCTCCGTCCACGTCCCGAAGGCCTCGAGCCCGTGCTCGGCGGCGACGACGAACGCGGCGCGCAGCGCCTCGCCCCCCGGCGCCGGATCGATCCGTGCGGTGGCCTCGTCGAAGCCGTGGTGGCCGGCGGGCGCGACGGGCGCGGGCTGCGGCAGCCCGGGGTGGTCGCCCGGGCCGCCGGCGGCCCGGGCCGCGGTGGCGGCCGCGTCGGCGGCGCGGCGTGCCACGTCGCGCAGGCTGTCGTCGTCGAGGCGGTTGGTCACCGCGCCGCCGACGTGGCCGTCGCGCAGGCTGAGCAGGTGGACCGAGGTGTCGTCGATCTCGGTGGCCTGGGTCGGGGCCGAGCGCGCGTAGCGCAGCATGAGCGAGCGCTCCGAGGTCACCGTCGCCTGGCCCTCGCCGTCGAGGTGGCCGAGGGCGCGATCGGCCAGCTCCAGGGCCGTCTCGCCGCTCATGCCACACCGACCTGGACGTCGCGGAAGCGCGCCGGCGCCGCGCCGTGCGAGACCGCCATGACCTGGCCGGGCTCGCCCTTGCCGCAGTTGGTCAGCCCCCACAGCCGCCAGTCCGCCGCGCCGCACACGGCGTCCAGCGAGGCCCAGAACTGCGGGGTGATCCCGGCGTAGGAGGGGTTGCGGTACAGCCGCCCCAGCTCGCCGCCACGGATCTCGCGGGCGATCTCGGTCGCGAACTGGAACTGCCAGCGGCGGTCGTCGATCGACCACGAGCGGTTGGACTCCAGGTAGAGGCCGTCGTCGGTGCCGGCGATCAGGTCGGCCAGCGTGCCCGCGGTCCCGGGCTGGACCGACACGTTGGTCATCCGCACGATGGGCTGGCGCGCGAAGCCCTCGGCGCGCGCGCAGCCGCCCGAGCGCTCCAGGCCGACGGCCGCGGCCGACTGGCGGTCCGACAGCGCCGCGCGCAGCACACCGTCGGCGATGAGCGTCGTGCGCGCCCCGGCGACGCCCTCGTCGTCCCAGCCGAAGGACCCCAGCCCGCCCGGCAGCGTGGCGTCGGCGCTGACCTGCAGCACGTCGGAGCCGTAGCGCAGCCCGGCGCGGAGGTCGGCGGGAGCCACCCAGCTCGTGCCGGCGTAGGAGGCCTCGCC from the Baekduia soli genome contains:
- a CDS encoding TldD/PmbA family protein, whose product is MRRRPGGHGRRRRRAADPHLPELARRRRRRRRLGARPGPRPAGPRAARRRRGHRAADRPGLPRGRRDLVLHGEQLALQLHESIGHALELDRMLLGEASYAGTSWVAPADLRAGLRYGSDVLQVSADATLPGGLGSFGWDDEGVAGARTTLIADGVLRAALSDRQSAAAVGLERSGGCARAEGFARQPIVRMTNVSVQPGTAGTLADLIAGTDDGLYLESNRSWSIDDRRWQFQFATEIAREIRGGELGRLYRNPSYAGITPQFWASLDAVCGAADWRLWGLTNCGKGEPGQVMAVSHGAAPARFRDVQVGVA
- a CDS encoding UBP-type zinc finger domain-containing protein — translated: MTTCTHLDRITITELPEAVDGCEDCLASGGTWLHLRICLECGHVGCCDDSPSRHATAHRHATDHVLIRSLEPGEDWSWCYADEVAMRIPEITGETRIPPSPMLG
- a CDS encoding cyclic nucleotide-binding domain-containing protein, giving the protein MSVDAVTLADLRRIDLFDGLDDAELADWVAVATVREIAVGDEVAEQGVTPAGVQLLLEGTVQTFVVNQGRLEPIGHQEAPTWMGAIAVLTEGRSARRCGR
- a CDS encoding sensor histidine kinase, with the protein product MRALTPCRLATIDAPDFRRLALAQPAVHRVVMHQVAPVMSRVTAIEQNRERLASLGTMAAGLAHELNNPAAAARRAAAQILEALDAIGAALGVFVESGIERAEAQELVALQRAALAGMEGRTALQTLDAADAEDALLERLEDLGVPEPWRLAEPLAAAGVDEAWLQRVAGLAGPATGAALSWVAASLTARGLAAELEESTQRMSDLVGAVKSYAYMDRGDLVEVDLHEGLETTLAVLGHKLKHTSIDVAREYDRTLPKLTVRGSELNQVWTNLIDNAVDALGEHGAITVTTQRDGECALVAITDDGPGIPPEIVDRVFDSFFTTKDVGQGTGLGLATARRIVVDRHGGSLTVDSQPGRTTFRVWLPFTTPAGAP
- a CDS encoding metallopeptidase TldD-related protein, translating into MDALAAPIERGIYVTRLWYLNVVHPRQVLLTGTTRDGTFLIEDGRITRPLHDVRFTDSVLRLLDATEALGADARLVTEAEYYGRRFAKGVVCPPLRAQGFRITG